One Bradyrhizobium zhanjiangense DNA segment encodes these proteins:
- the tcuB gene encoding tricarballylate utilization 4Fe-4S protein TcuB, giving the protein MHGTRILDEADRLMTVCNSCRYCEGLCAVFPAMEMRRAFSDGDLNYLANLCHACGACYVDCQFSPPHEFNVNVPKTLAIARAESYAAYAWPRALSGTFARNGLVISIIAALSMAAFILGFAALNDRSVLFGVHTGPGAFYRLMPHNAMAALFSAALLYAILALVLSVRAFWRDIGPPIGGRADGGSIFQAIRDAGELRYLHGGGVGCYNEDDKPTDRRKLYHHLTFYGFLLCFAATSVATLYHYLLGREAPYPWWDLPVVLGTLGGIGLIVGPIGLFWARMRRDPALLDESRYGMDVGFIAMLFLTGITGMALLLLRESSAMGPLLALHLGAVFALFITMPYGKFVHGIYRFAALVRYAQERRTAA; this is encoded by the coding sequence ATGCACGGAACCAGAATTTTGGACGAAGCTGACCGTCTGATGACGGTCTGCAATTCCTGCCGCTACTGCGAGGGATTGTGCGCGGTGTTTCCGGCCATGGAAATGCGCCGCGCCTTCTCCGACGGCGACCTCAACTATCTCGCCAATCTCTGCCATGCCTGTGGCGCCTGCTATGTCGACTGCCAGTTCTCGCCGCCGCATGAATTCAACGTCAACGTTCCGAAGACGCTGGCAATTGCGCGCGCCGAGTCCTACGCGGCCTATGCCTGGCCGCGGGCGCTATCCGGCACATTTGCGCGGAACGGCCTCGTCATCAGCATCATCGCCGCGCTCAGCATGGCCGCCTTCATACTCGGCTTCGCCGCCTTGAACGACCGCAGCGTACTGTTCGGCGTGCACACCGGCCCCGGCGCGTTCTACAGGCTGATGCCGCACAATGCGATGGCCGCGCTGTTCAGCGCCGCCTTGCTTTATGCGATCCTGGCTCTCGTCCTGAGCGTACGCGCCTTCTGGCGTGACATCGGTCCACCGATTGGCGGCCGCGCCGACGGCGGCTCGATCTTTCAGGCGATCCGCGATGCCGGCGAACTGCGGTATCTCCATGGCGGCGGCGTCGGCTGCTATAACGAAGACGACAAGCCGACCGATCGGCGCAAGCTCTATCACCACCTGACCTTCTACGGCTTCCTACTGTGCTTTGCCGCGACCTCGGTCGCCACGCTGTATCACTATCTGCTCGGCCGCGAGGCGCCGTATCCGTGGTGGGACCTGCCAGTCGTGCTCGGTACGCTCGGCGGCATCGGCTTGATCGTCGGGCCGATCGGCCTGTTCTGGGCCAGGATGCGGCGCGATCCGGCGCTGCTCGACGAGAGCCGCTACGGCATGGATGTCGGCTTCATCGCCATGCTGTTCCTGACCGGCATCACAGGAATGGCACTTCTGCTTCTGCGCGAGAGCTCTGCGATGGGGCCGCTGCTGGCGCTGCATCTCGGCGCAGTGTTCGCGCTGTTCATCACCATGCCCTATGGCAAGTTCGTGCACGGCATCTATCGCTTCGCGGCGCTGGTACGTTACGCGCAGGAGCGGCGGACGGCGGCGTGA
- a CDS encoding esterase, producing MSRLAIALITALLIVGHARAAEPITLRDMGSFHVGGRLVEISGKPVREVVFTPGGVPAKVDPNGTYQVEQMYVQYFLPANEKGAYPLLMWHGGGLTGVTYETTPDGREGWLNYFLRKGWAVYNSDAVERGRAGWAQYPDIFKGEPVFLTTANPFERFRIGDGPNSYDPDPAKRKLLPGNQFPVEGYDNFVKQNVPRWTTTDDAAIAAYIAEIDRVGPSVILFHSQAGSFGFKVAQARPDKVKALIAIEPAGIGDPAKADVLKNIPTLIIYGDYIERDSRWPKIRANGIAFADAIKAAGGSVDVVDLPQAGIKGNSHMVMMDKNNLEVAGLIQKWLEAKGLTK from the coding sequence ATGTCGCGCCTTGCCATTGCGTTGATCACGGCTTTGCTGATCGTCGGCCACGCTCGCGCCGCCGAGCCGATCACCCTGCGCGACATGGGTTCGTTCCATGTCGGTGGGCGTCTCGTCGAAATCTCCGGCAAGCCGGTGAGGGAGGTCGTGTTCACACCCGGCGGCGTGCCGGCCAAGGTCGATCCCAACGGCACCTATCAGGTCGAGCAGATGTATGTGCAATACTTCCTGCCGGCAAACGAGAAGGGGGCCTATCCGCTGCTGATGTGGCATGGCGGTGGGCTGACCGGCGTCACCTACGAGACCACGCCTGACGGACGCGAAGGCTGGCTGAATTATTTTCTGCGCAAGGGGTGGGCGGTCTATAATTCCGACGCGGTGGAGCGCGGGCGCGCAGGCTGGGCGCAATACCCCGATATCTTCAAGGGCGAGCCAGTCTTCCTCACCACGGCCAATCCGTTCGAGCGTTTCCGCATCGGCGATGGGCCAAACTCCTACGATCCCGATCCCGCCAAGCGAAAGCTGTTGCCGGGCAACCAGTTTCCGGTCGAGGGCTACGACAATTTCGTCAAGCAGAACGTCCCGCGCTGGACCACGACTGATGATGCGGCCATCGCCGCCTATATCGCCGAGATCGATCGCGTCGGTCCCTCGGTGATCCTATTCCACAGCCAGGCCGGCAGCTTCGGCTTCAAAGTCGCGCAAGCCCGGCCTGACAAGGTCAAGGCGCTGATTGCGATCGAGCCGGCCGGCATCGGCGATCCCGCCAAGGCGGATGTGCTGAAGAACATTCCGACCCTCATCATCTATGGCGACTATATCGAGCGCGATTCGCGCTGGCCCAAGATCCGTGCCAACGGCATCGCCTTTGCGGACGCCATCAAGGCGGCCGGCGGCAGCGTCGACGTCGTCGACCTCCCGCAGGCGGGCATCAAGGGCAATTCGCATATGGTGATGATGGACAAGAACAACCTCGAGGTCGCAGGCCTGATCCAGAAGTGGCTCGAAGCAAAGGGCCTGACGAAGTAA
- the tcuA gene encoding FAD-dependent tricarballylate dehydrogenase TcuA yields MGSKYDVLVIGGGNAALCAAIAARRAGASVLVLEGAPKFYRGGNTRHTRNMRCAHDAATEILTGPYTEEEFWEDLLRVTGGQTDEVLARHMIRESKDILNWIVEQGVRWQPSLGGTLSLGRTNSFFLGGGRAMLNALYLTAEQLGVEVEYDAEVIDLVIEDCMFLAARLKRPINGETEIRATSLVAAAGGFEANIEWLKQYWGEAADNFLIRGTPYNRGSILKMLLDKGVQEVGDPTQCHAVAIDARAPKFDGGIITRHDSVVFGIVVNKHAQRFYDEGEDIWPKRYAIWGRLVAAQSDQIAYIIFDSTVVTSFMPTLFPPIAGQTVAELAGKLELDPAALERTVTEFNAAVRPGTFDHTILDDCRTEGITPPKTHWARRIETPPYLAYPVRPGITFTYLGTRVSKEARMLMADGRPSANMFAAGEIMAGNVLGKGYAAGMGMTIGSVFGRIAGREAARHAKN; encoded by the coding sequence ATGGGCAGCAAGTACGATGTGCTGGTGATCGGCGGTGGCAATGCCGCGCTGTGCGCGGCGATCGCGGCGCGGCGCGCTGGAGCGTCGGTGCTGGTGCTCGAGGGCGCGCCAAAATTCTATCGCGGCGGCAACACCCGCCACACCCGCAACATGCGCTGCGCCCATGACGCCGCCACGGAAATCCTGACCGGCCCCTACACCGAGGAGGAGTTCTGGGAGGACCTGCTGCGCGTCACCGGCGGGCAGACTGACGAGGTGCTCGCCCGTCACATGATCCGGGAGTCCAAGGACATTTTGAACTGGATCGTGGAGCAGGGCGTGCGCTGGCAGCCCTCGCTCGGCGGCACGCTGAGCCTCGGCCGCACCAACTCGTTCTTTCTCGGCGGCGGCCGCGCGATGCTGAATGCGCTTTATCTCACGGCCGAGCAGCTGGGCGTCGAGGTCGAATACGATGCCGAAGTCATCGACCTCGTGATCGAGGACTGCATGTTCCTCGCCGCGCGCCTCAAGCGGCCGATTAACGGCGAGACCGAGATCCGCGCGACCTCGCTGGTCGCGGCGGCCGGCGGCTTCGAGGCCAACATCGAATGGCTCAAGCAATATTGGGGCGAGGCCGCCGACAATTTCCTGATCCGCGGTACGCCCTATAATCGCGGCTCGATCCTGAAGATGCTGCTCGACAAAGGCGTGCAGGAGGTCGGCGATCCCACCCAGTGCCATGCGGTTGCGATCGACGCCCGCGCGCCGAAATTCGACGGCGGCATCATCACCCGCCACGACTCCGTCGTGTTCGGCATCGTCGTCAACAAGCATGCGCAGCGCTTCTATGACGAAGGCGAGGACATCTGGCCGAAGCGCTACGCGATCTGGGGCCGGCTGGTCGCGGCGCAGTCCGACCAGATCGCCTATATCATCTTCGACTCGACCGTGGTCACGAGTTTCATGCCGACGCTGTTTCCGCCGATCGCCGGCCAGACGGTGGCGGAGCTTGCCGGCAAGCTGGAGCTCGATCCGGCGGCGCTAGAAAGGACCGTCACCGAGTTCAACGCCGCGGTGCGGCCCGGCACCTTCGATCACACGATCCTGGACGACTGTCGCACCGAGGGCATCACGCCGCCGAAGACCCATTGGGCGCGGCGGATCGAGACGCCGCCTTATCTCGCCTATCCGGTGCGGCCCGGCATTACCTTCACCTATCTCGGCACGCGCGTGAGCAAGGAGGCGCGCATGCTGATGGCTGACGGCAGGCCGTCGGCCAACATGTTCGCAGCCGGCGAGATCATGGCCGGCAACGTGCTCGGCAAGGGCTATGCCGCCGGGATGGGCATGACCATCGGCAGCGTGTTCGGGCGGATCGCGGGGCGCGAAGCGGCACGCCATGCGAAGAACTAG
- a CDS encoding GntR family transcriptional regulator, with the protein MARRPAKTGGTISRGGGVALGEAVFRSLCEALQAGSYRAGDRLREEEVAQRLKVSRTPVREALGRLAARGFVEPAGGRGLIVRSLDISEVLELYAMREIMEGAAARLAAAHASATEIDALRDIEQALVEVSESDAAEMARLNRAFHEAICRAARNRYLDNASRELQDWIALLGPTTFTVTGRPSTSHGEHRAIIDAIAARDGDRAEQLARAHIREALRCRLKLLQKQ; encoded by the coding sequence ATGGCCAGACGTCCAGCAAAGACAGGCGGAACGATCTCGCGCGGCGGCGGTGTCGCGCTGGGCGAAGCGGTGTTCCGCTCGCTCTGCGAGGCGCTTCAGGCCGGGAGCTACCGCGCCGGCGACCGCCTGCGCGAGGAAGAGGTCGCGCAGCGGCTGAAGGTCAGCCGCACCCCGGTTCGCGAAGCCTTGGGCCGGCTCGCGGCACGCGGCTTCGTCGAGCCGGCCGGCGGCCGCGGGCTGATCGTGCGCAGCCTCGACATATCCGAGGTGCTCGAGCTCTACGCCATGCGCGAGATCATGGAAGGCGCCGCCGCGCGCCTCGCCGCCGCACACGCCTCCGCCACGGAGATCGACGCACTCCGCGATATCGAGCAAGCCCTTGTCGAGGTATCGGAGAGCGACGCGGCCGAGATGGCGAGGCTCAATCGCGCCTTCCACGAAGCCATCTGCCGCGCCGCGCGCAACCGCTATCTCGACAACGCTTCGCGGGAATTGCAGGACTGGATCGCCCTGCTCGGCCCGACCACCTTTACGGTGACCGGCCGTCCTTCAACCAGCCACGGCGAACATCGGGCCATCATCGACGCCATCGCCGCGCGCGACGGCGACAGGGCCGAGCAGCTTGCGCGTGCACACATCCGTGAAGCGCTGCGCTGCCGGCTGAAACTGCTGCAGAAGCAGTAG
- a CDS encoding HupE/UreJ family protein, producing the protein MMRPCLALLGMILLGIGMPAWAHQVNLSTARVALTAARAVTIEAALKGSDVDRLVGTKVYDAKQDAVDPAAVEMAAASILTYLRSHLAVTGADGTACSAGTAAILADGDGIIYRNSFDCAAVAGDIVYRSTVLTERDPTARQVVLVAQNGTEAQALLDSGNTTVTLSAPAPPLWSTMQRYLLTGIEHIFLGYDHIAFLIAVVLWARRLIPIIKIVTAFTIAHSLTLSLAALDVLVIPNRIVEPAIAASILFVAVENFFSRDIDKRWRVTFLFGLIHGFGFAGALQEIGLPPNAVVPALAAFNIGVEIGQVAIVSIVLPLLGLVDRLFAADRTKPVRAARLVYAVSAAISLLGGYWLLTRVFEA; encoded by the coding sequence ATGATGCGACCGTGCCTGGCGCTGCTCGGCATGATTCTGCTCGGCATCGGCATGCCGGCATGGGCACACCAGGTCAATCTGTCGACCGCACGTGTGGCACTGACCGCCGCTCGCGCCGTGACCATCGAGGCGGCACTCAAGGGTAGCGACGTCGACCGGCTTGTCGGCACGAAGGTCTATGACGCGAAGCAAGATGCGGTCGATCCGGCCGCGGTCGAAATGGCCGCGGCCTCGATCCTGACCTATCTGCGATCACATCTCGCGGTAACCGGCGCCGACGGCACGGCGTGCTCGGCCGGGACTGCCGCGATCCTGGCGGACGGCGACGGCATCATCTATCGCAACAGTTTCGATTGTGCCGCCGTGGCCGGTGACATCGTCTATCGCTCCACCGTGCTGACCGAGAGGGATCCCACCGCGCGTCAGGTGGTGCTGGTCGCGCAGAATGGGACCGAGGCGCAGGCGCTGCTCGATTCTGGCAACACGACGGTCACGCTGTCCGCCCCCGCACCGCCGCTGTGGTCGACGATGCAACGCTATCTCCTCACCGGCATCGAGCACATTTTTCTCGGCTACGATCACATCGCCTTCCTGATCGCCGTCGTGCTGTGGGCACGCCGGCTTATTCCCATCATCAAGATCGTCACCGCCTTCACCATTGCCCATTCGCTCACGCTGTCCCTGGCCGCGCTGGACGTCCTTGTCATTCCGAACCGGATCGTGGAGCCGGCGATCGCCGCCTCGATCCTGTTCGTTGCCGTGGAGAATTTCTTTTCGCGCGACATCGACAAGCGCTGGCGCGTGACCTTTCTGTTCGGGCTGATCCACGGCTTTGGTTTCGCCGGTGCGCTTCAGGAGATCGGCCTGCCGCCGAACGCGGTGGTGCCGGCGCTCGCCGCCTTCAACATTGGCGTCGAGATCGGGCAGGTCGCGATCGTTTCGATCGTGCTGCCGCTGCTTGGCCTGGTCGATCGGCTGTTTGCAGCCGACCGGACGAAGCCAGTGCGGGCTGCTAGGCTGGTCTATGCGGTCTCCGCGGCAATCAGCCTGCTCGGCGGCTACTGGCTGCTGACGCGCGTCTTCGAGGCGTGA
- a CDS encoding DUF4340 domain-containing protein — protein MPRWLMPLLAVVLVALLGLLVLSGEWPALRSKVAFAPKGLLALTPADVRRVEIRSDGDSVVLLRREGAWAIEGLDGTMPAELRTHLETALRLATVSEPAREIQAGELSPASFAGFGLDPPATVAVIEAVDGTATSVNVGALNPANTSHYVRVSGRPAVYLMPRHVGEEWRVTFDMTRRLRGPAGADAASRGKSLLLPVSMAQVWALEIVFAGKLTRFERDAGGNWFRHLGQHNHAAGNVVHVADSEQARIIDAALRAFDAAAVETRIGAADPSQLARYGLNLPSLIVLVFARDAPVPLARLEFGASADSLDRYVRLAPEGAVVTVAEFEMRRLTELLRAVGAGS, from the coding sequence ATGCCCCGATGGCTGATGCCGCTCCTGGCTGTGGTGCTGGTGGCGCTCCTCGGGCTGCTGGTCCTCAGTGGAGAGTGGCCGGCGCTGCGCAGCAAGGTCGCATTCGCACCCAAGGGCCTCCTGGCTCTCACGCCGGCTGACGTTCGGAGAGTGGAGATCCGTTCGGATGGTGACAGCGTCGTCTTGCTTCGCAGGGAAGGCGCATGGGCGATCGAGGGGCTGGATGGCACCATGCCGGCTGAGCTCAGGACGCATCTCGAGACGGCGCTGCGGCTCGCCACGGTGAGCGAGCCGGCGCGCGAAATCCAAGCCGGCGAGCTCAGCCCGGCAAGCTTCGCGGGCTTCGGTCTGGACCCACCCGCAACCGTCGCGGTCATCGAGGCCGTCGACGGTACGGCGACGTCGGTGAATGTGGGCGCGCTCAATCCGGCGAACACGTCGCACTATGTCCGGGTCAGCGGTCGCCCCGCCGTATACCTGATGCCGCGCCATGTCGGCGAGGAGTGGCGCGTCACCTTCGACATGACGCGCCGGCTGCGCGGTCCGGCCGGCGCCGATGCGGCGAGCCGCGGCAAGAGCCTGTTGCTGCCGGTATCGATGGCGCAGGTCTGGGCGCTCGAGATCGTCTTCGCCGGCAAGCTCACCCGTTTCGAGCGCGATGCCGGCGGCAATTGGTTCCGCCATCTCGGTCAGCACAACCATGCCGCCGGTAATGTCGTCCATGTCGCCGATTCCGAGCAGGCCCGCATTATCGATGCAGCGCTGCGTGCGTTCGATGCCGCTGCGGTCGAGACGCGGATTGGCGCTGCCGATCCGTCGCAATTGGCGCGCTACGGCCTCAATCTGCCGAGCCTGATCGTTCTGGTCTTCGCGCGCGACGCGCCGGTGCCGCTCGCAAGGCTCGAATTCGGCGCCTCCGCCGACAGTCTCGATCGTTACGTACGGCTCGCGCCCGAGGGAGCCGTGGTCACGGTGGCCGAGTTCGAGATGCGCCGCTTGACGGAGCTGCTGCGCGCGGTTGGAGCCGGATCATGA
- a CDS encoding Gldg family protein gives MTGPARSNVALLVLAAGAIICGALGFAGLGESATNTLLFMACGLTLLALFIVAIRLPLRSGGSAWLANTSIVLAAIAVVIGANVALYRHDLHFDVSREGRNTPPQQLTDVIAQLRVPLSLTYFYNAGDANAVNVKELVQTAARNHALFAFRAIDLDKEPGLARDLGVRAYNTAVLQAEDRKVLVENVIDPARIGYAALRVLRKRVETVCFVTGHGETFRPLPSHFHFSHVETLKGHETPGAGDVLEAAPEALDRLQLALNQIGFEMRELVTATTSSIPSDCSVVADVGPRTAFSADEAALLGDYVRGGGRLLLLIDPLSEVNGDFERLLLRPVGLSTEAAIVIDPLNHFRTDADKVAVPYYPPHPITRRLALTVFPQVRPLAVTQPPSGVSTIVLAASSQDSYLRSPRNVAAASDGAATRPRNAQPLAVALEGTWPGGALDKRFRMVIAGTSKFASNEYFPYVSNGELSLATLRWLAEDDNSPSVAPQTFKLPEIVLTSSQMRDTFIVLEVLLPLSTALFGVAMWWRRR, from the coding sequence ATGACCGGCCCCGCCAGATCGAACGTCGCGCTGCTCGTCCTGGCGGCCGGAGCGATCATCTGCGGCGCACTCGGCTTTGCCGGACTTGGCGAGTCGGCCACGAACACCTTGCTGTTCATGGCCTGCGGTCTCACCTTGCTCGCACTGTTCATCGTCGCGATCAGGCTGCCGTTGCGCAGCGGCGGTTCGGCCTGGCTCGCGAACACGTCGATCGTCCTTGCCGCCATCGCCGTCGTGATCGGCGCCAACGTTGCGCTCTATCGTCATGATTTGCACTTCGACGTCAGCCGCGAAGGGCGCAACACGCCGCCGCAGCAGCTCACCGACGTGATCGCGCAATTGCGCGTGCCGCTGTCCCTGACCTATTTCTACAATGCCGGCGATGCAAATGCAGTCAACGTCAAGGAACTGGTTCAGACCGCGGCGCGCAATCATGCGCTGTTCGCGTTCCGCGCCATCGATCTCGACAAGGAGCCAGGCCTTGCCCGCGATCTCGGCGTTCGCGCCTACAACACGGCGGTGCTCCAGGCCGAGGATCGCAAGGTCCTGGTCGAGAACGTCATTGATCCCGCTCGCATCGGCTATGCGGCGCTGCGGGTGCTGCGCAAGCGGGTGGAGACTGTGTGCTTCGTCACCGGTCACGGCGAGACGTTTCGGCCGCTGCCTTCGCATTTCCATTTCAGCCATGTCGAGACGCTGAAGGGGCACGAGACGCCCGGCGCCGGCGACGTGCTGGAGGCGGCGCCGGAAGCGCTCGACCGTCTCCAGCTCGCGTTGAACCAGATCGGTTTCGAGATGCGCGAGCTCGTCACGGCGACTACCTCCAGCATCCCGTCGGACTGCTCGGTCGTGGCCGATGTCGGCCCACGCACCGCCTTTTCCGCTGACGAGGCGGCGCTGCTTGGCGACTATGTCAGAGGAGGGGGCCGGCTTCTGCTGCTGATTGATCCGCTGTCGGAGGTCAACGGCGATTTCGAGCGTCTGCTGCTGAGGCCTGTTGGCTTGTCGACCGAGGCGGCGATCGTGATCGACCCCCTCAACCATTTCCGCACCGACGCGGACAAGGTCGCGGTCCCCTATTATCCGCCGCATCCGATCACCCGGCGCCTGGCGTTGACCGTGTTTCCGCAAGTCCGGCCGCTCGCGGTGACGCAGCCGCCAAGCGGCGTAAGCACGATCGTGCTCGCGGCCAGCAGCCAGGACAGCTACCTGCGTTCGCCTAGGAATGTCGCCGCTGCGAGCGATGGGGCGGCAACACGGCCCCGCAATGCCCAGCCGCTCGCGGTTGCTCTCGAGGGGACCTGGCCGGGCGGCGCGCTAGACAAGCGCTTCCGCATGGTCATAGCCGGGACCAGCAAGTTCGCGAGCAACGAATATTTCCCCTATGTCTCCAACGGCGAGCTGTCGCTCGCAACGCTACGCTGGCTCGCCGAGGATGATAACTCGCCAAGTGTCGCACCGCAGACCTTCAAGCTACCGGAGATCGTGTTGACCAGCAGCCAGATGCGCGACACCTTCATTGTGCTGGAAGTCCTGTTGCCGCTGAGCACGGCCTTGTTCGGTGTTGCGATGTGGTGGAGGCGGCGGTGA
- a CDS encoding ABC transporter permease, which produces MRSFAVLLGKEATALFSSPIAYVLMTVFLLIMGYSFTLTLFLSHQPSMVHVFFQMFVLFMLTAPLITMRLFAEERKLKTLEVLLTAPVSEVAIVLAKFLAAMSLIVVMLVLSGAYAAALAWFGDPDFGPIYSGYFGLLLFGSALVGAGLLASALTANQVIAALISLSVFLLLWIIDNFGWLLPSPFDTLVVNLSLSVHFRPFAVGSIYLSDVGFFLSVTLLMLLLTVRALARR; this is translated from the coding sequence ATGAGAAGCTTTGCCGTGCTGCTGGGCAAGGAAGCGACAGCGCTGTTCTCTTCGCCGATCGCCTACGTGCTGATGACCGTGTTCCTGCTGATCATGGGCTATAGCTTCACGCTGACGCTGTTCCTCAGCCATCAGCCGAGCATGGTGCACGTCTTTTTCCAGATGTTCGTGCTGTTCATGCTGACCGCGCCGCTGATCACCATGCGCCTGTTCGCGGAGGAGCGGAAGCTCAAGACGCTGGAGGTGCTGCTGACCGCACCTGTCTCCGAGGTCGCCATCGTGCTTGCGAAATTTCTCGCCGCGATGAGCCTGATCGTGGTCATGCTTGTGCTGTCGGGGGCCTATGCGGCCGCGCTCGCCTGGTTCGGCGATCCGGATTTCGGCCCGATCTACAGCGGCTATTTCGGCCTCTTGCTGTTCGGCTCGGCGCTGGTCGGCGCGGGGCTGTTGGCCTCGGCGTTGACGGCCAACCAGGTGATCGCGGCGCTGATCTCGCTCAGCGTGTTCCTCCTGCTCTGGATCATCGACAATTTCGGCTGGCTGCTGCCGAGCCCGTTCGACACGCTGGTGGTGAACCTGTCGCTCTCGGTCCATTTCCGTCCCTTTGCCGTCGGCTCGATCTACCTGTCCGACGTGGGCTTCTTCCTCAGCGTCACGCTGCTGATGCTGCTGTTGACGGTCCGCGCGTTGGCGCGGCGGTGA
- a CDS encoding ABC transporter ATP-binding protein codes for MLPAVSPVVVAERVTKWYGPRRAVADVSFSIAPGEIVGLLGPNGSGKSTIFRMLTGYLVPTSGRIAVAGHDVVEDSIGVRRAISYVPEDAPLYDHMRVGEFLHFMAGLKGLHGAKARAAVDEAAERLDLVRVMKLTAGKLSRGFRQRVSIAQALLGNPDVLVLDEPTSGLDPHQVIAVRDLIQSLAGRHTVLMASHILPEIEKIASRVMILLDGVLLTSDALKDAAPDLRFRLSADASLESIRAAADAVAGVRDIVAAADEGGRFVVAADRRPALAADLLSALVGAQIAVRELTELRPDLERVFLDLTRQPEAAA; via the coding sequence ATGCTTCCGGCTGTCTCCCCGGTCGTTGTCGCCGAGCGCGTGACAAAATGGTACGGGCCGCGGCGCGCTGTCGCCGACGTCTCGTTTTCCATCGCGCCGGGCGAGATCGTCGGACTGCTCGGGCCGAACGGATCCGGCAAGAGCACGATCTTCCGCATGCTTACGGGCTATCTGGTTCCGACGAGCGGGCGCATTGCGGTCGCCGGCCACGACGTGGTTGAGGATTCCATCGGTGTGCGCCGCGCCATCAGCTACGTGCCGGAAGATGCGCCGCTCTACGACCACATGCGGGTCGGCGAATTCCTGCATTTTATGGCGGGGCTCAAGGGCCTGCACGGGGCGAAGGCAAGGGCCGCGGTCGACGAGGCGGCCGAGCGGCTCGACCTTGTGCGCGTCATGAAGCTGACAGCCGGCAAATTATCGCGCGGCTTCCGCCAGCGTGTCTCGATCGCGCAAGCACTCTTGGGCAATCCAGACGTTCTGGTGCTGGACGAGCCGACCAGCGGGCTCGATCCGCATCAGGTGATCGCCGTACGCGACCTGATCCAGTCGCTGGCCGGACGGCACACCGTGCTCATGGCCTCGCACATCCTGCCCGAGATCGAGAAGATTGCTTCGCGGGTGATGATCCTGCTCGATGGCGTGCTGCTGACATCCGATGCATTGAAGGATGCTGCGCCCGATCTCCGGTTTCGCTTGTCGGCGGATGCGTCGCTCGAATCCATTCGCGCTGCGGCTGATGCTGTCGCCGGCGTGCGCGACATCGTCGCCGCTGCCGATGAAGGTGGGCGCTTTGTCGTTGCGGCGGATCGGCGTCCCGCACTTGCCGCCGACCTCCTGTCCGCGCTGGTCGGCGCGCAAATTGCGGTGCGTGAGCTGACCGAGCTGCGGCCCGACCTCGAGCGGGTGTTTCTCGACCTCACCCGCCAGCCGGAGGCGGCCGCATGA
- a CDS encoding N-acyl homoserine lactonase family protein, whose protein sequence is MSGAVMAAEPPKEMKLYVFSSGALNLDKSIIQNGSSGKVQIPVGFFLIRHPKGDVLFDCGNNDRIIKDPDYWGPFVKALDPGRSPDIAIDAQLAKINVKPSDIKYVVLGHFHVDHAGNIGKFLDTTFVFQRDEIRNAFWPAPGYATFFISDDFAMLRNSVGGGMPAKYKTIELDGDLDLFGDNSVFIHRTVSHTPGSQILVVRLPKTGTVVLTSDAIYLQENLDKNILPSIGSVYDPVGMLDAYAWVKRVRDTEGADIIYAHDPDVFKAHKHSPEFYE, encoded by the coding sequence ATGTCCGGTGCCGTGATGGCCGCGGAGCCGCCGAAGGAGATGAAGCTCTACGTCTTCTCGTCGGGGGCGCTCAATCTCGACAAGTCGATCATTCAGAATGGCAGTAGTGGCAAGGTCCAGATCCCGGTCGGCTTCTTTCTGATCCGGCATCCGAAGGGCGACGTGCTGTTCGACTGCGGCAACAACGACCGCATCATCAAGGATCCCGACTATTGGGGCCCGTTCGTGAAGGCGCTTGACCCCGGCCGTTCGCCCGACATCGCCATCGACGCACAGCTTGCCAAGATCAACGTCAAGCCTTCCGATATCAAATATGTCGTGCTCGGCCATTTCCACGTCGATCACGCCGGCAACATTGGAAAATTCCTGGACACGACCTTCGTGTTCCAGCGTGACGAGATCAGGAACGCGTTCTGGCCGGCGCCGGGCTATGCAACCTTCTTCATCTCGGACGACTTCGCCATGCTGCGCAACAGCGTCGGCGGCGGCATGCCGGCCAAGTACAAGACCATCGAGCTCGACGGCGATCTCGATCTGTTCGGGGACAACAGCGTCTTCATCCATCGCACCGTGTCGCACACGCCCGGAAGCCAGATCCTGGTGGTGCGGTTGCCGAAGACCGGAACAGTGGTGCTGACCAGCGACGCCATCTATCTCCAGGAGAATCTGGATAAGAACATCCTGCCGAGCATCGGCAGCGTCTATGATCCGGTCGGCATGCTCGATGCCTATGCCTGGGTGAAGCGGGTCCGCGACACCGAGGGCGCCGACATCATCTACGCCCACGATCCCGACGTGTTCAAGGCGCACAAGCACTCGCCCGAATTCTACGAGTGA